The following are from one region of the Paraglaciecola sp. L1A13 genome:
- a CDS encoding YHS domain-containing (seleno)protein: MFSNKLLKLAGIFLTLYVLAMNVASAESIDRASLEKQATLALGGYDATTYFNLSGAQKGNDAFQAVYHGERYLFTSEENQQKFANNPAQYLPEFGGLCAQSLVMEKDVIANPAIYTLQEGKLYMFVSQEARAEWAQDSSKNLVAANKHWMFESEKRHEQIAAKKRWKTNNTVKLFSF; the protein is encoded by the coding sequence ATGTTCAGCAATAAATTACTCAAACTCGCCGGTATCTTCCTGACGTTATATGTTCTAGCGATGAATGTGGCGTCAGCCGAATCAATAGACAGAGCCTCACTTGAAAAACAGGCCACGCTAGCATTAGGAGGATATGACGCAACAACGTATTTCAATTTAAGCGGCGCTCAAAAGGGTAATGATGCCTTTCAAGCGGTTTATCATGGCGAACGCTATCTCTTTACGAGTGAAGAGAATCAACAAAAATTTGCTAATAACCCTGCTCAGTATTTGCCTGAGTTTGGTGGCCTGTGTGCGCAATCTCTGGTGATGGAAAAAGACGTGATAGCCAATCCCGCTATTTACACGCTGCAAGAAGGCAAGTTATATATGTTCGTTTCCCAAGAAGCTCGCGCAGAATGGGCACAAGACTCAAGTAAAAATCTTGTTGCGGCAAATAAGCACTGGATGTTCGAGTCTGAAAAACGTCATGAGCAAATCGCGGCCAAAAAACGCTGGAAAACAAACAATACAGTTAAATTATTTAGCTTTTAA
- a CDS encoding TonB-dependent siderophore receptor codes for MLKQNKLSKAIKTGLMTCAISTVALSSAMAQETQAPDEAAVDASYEKVVITGSRGAPRSLADSPVPVDVLSEDDLASVPFSDTNDILKTLVPSYSLQRQPISDGASFIRPATLRGMPTDKTLVLVNSKRRHRSALVQIGGSGTQGPDIATIPASALKGVEVLRDGAAAQYGSDAIAGVINFVLKDNDEGGSFSVEGGQYYEGDGDQVTITGNIGFALGEKGFFSLSGEYADSDSTNRGEQYCEDWFCADASDPRGAANPYLSDPDFVAGLANANLGGENVVQPWGQPNTSATRVFFNSGYEFNDDMKFYAFGNYSESEGDASFYYRYPGNGTIEDLRQEDGSIYSPLEKFPGGFTPRFFGDITDFSFVGGLEGEFANGMTYDFSGRFGSNEIKYTLKNTINPSMGADSPTTFKPGNLINEETQFSADFTKYLDFGMYSDVLFAFGATYMDESYELEGGDEDSYSAGPYSLPDPWGFCDDNGGATAAGLAVIGNGSTLNCADSDDAVYTAVGVGSNGFPGYSPEYSGKYDRDMYGIYGDVSSDVSESLYLQAAMRYEDYSDFGSELVAKLAFKYSLNDDFNMRGSVGTGFRAPTPGQQGTTNVSTRLPDGLPVATGLFPALSAVGQALGAEALKPEKSLNYSLGVTGSIDDLNVTLDFYRIELEDRFYAVSTLDVSTDETDADAYANYLKLEAAGVAGANTIGGVNYFQNAFDTVTNGMDFVVTYTMGDTVLSTSINYNKTEIDSDASDFLNAEDQYDLENAIPEWRGVASAKHSFDALTLLVRANVYGSYTNAIASDASTKQDYDPTVFFDLEASYKISDNVTIAAGARNIFDEYPDKDNGDECCGAVYWSSNIVDWQGGYYYMRLNTVF; via the coding sequence ATGCTTAAGCAAAATAAACTTAGCAAAGCAATAAAAACCGGTTTGATGACATGCGCCATCAGTACAGTAGCGTTATCGTCAGCAATGGCACAAGAAACCCAAGCGCCTGATGAGGCTGCAGTAGATGCATCCTACGAAAAAGTGGTTATTACCGGCTCTCGCGGTGCGCCCAGATCATTAGCGGACTCTCCAGTACCAGTTGACGTATTAAGTGAAGATGACTTAGCTAGCGTACCGTTTTCCGATACCAATGATATTTTAAAAACCTTGGTACCGTCTTATTCACTGCAACGTCAGCCTATTTCAGATGGCGCTTCGTTTATCCGCCCAGCTACTTTACGTGGTATGCCAACGGATAAAACTTTAGTGTTAGTTAACTCAAAACGCCGCCACCGTTCAGCCTTGGTGCAAATCGGTGGTTCAGGTACCCAAGGACCAGATATCGCGACTATTCCGGCTTCTGCTCTTAAAGGTGTGGAAGTATTAAGAGATGGTGCGGCTGCCCAATATGGTTCAGATGCTATCGCAGGGGTTATTAACTTCGTCTTAAAAGATAATGATGAAGGGGGTTCTTTCTCTGTTGAAGGTGGTCAGTATTATGAAGGCGATGGTGATCAAGTAACCATTACCGGTAACATTGGTTTTGCTCTAGGCGAAAAAGGTTTCTTTAGCTTGTCAGGTGAATACGCCGATTCAGATTCAACTAATCGTGGTGAGCAATACTGTGAAGACTGGTTTTGTGCTGACGCGAGCGACCCTAGGGGCGCTGCTAATCCATACTTAAGCGATCCTGACTTTGTTGCCGGTTTGGCGAATGCAAATTTAGGTGGCGAGAACGTGGTTCAGCCTTGGGGTCAGCCAAATACCTCTGCTACCCGAGTATTTTTTAACTCTGGTTATGAATTTAACGATGATATGAAGTTCTACGCTTTCGGTAACTATTCAGAAAGTGAAGGTGATGCATCATTCTATTATCGTTATCCAGGTAACGGTACCATTGAAGATTTACGCCAAGAAGATGGTTCGATCTATAGCCCGTTAGAGAAATTCCCTGGTGGCTTTACGCCGCGCTTCTTTGGCGATATTACTGACTTCTCATTTGTTGGTGGCTTGGAAGGTGAGTTCGCTAATGGAATGACCTATGATTTCAGCGGCCGTTTTGGCTCTAACGAAATCAAATATACCTTGAAAAACACCATCAACCCATCGATGGGCGCTGATTCACCTACGACATTCAAACCAGGTAATTTGATCAACGAAGAAACGCAATTTTCAGCAGATTTCACTAAATACCTTGATTTCGGCATGTATTCAGATGTGTTGTTTGCATTTGGCGCAACCTATATGGATGAGAGCTACGAATTAGAAGGTGGCGATGAAGACTCTTATTCTGCAGGACCCTATTCTCTGCCAGATCCTTGGGGATTTTGTGATGATAATGGCGGTGCTACCGCCGCAGGTCTAGCCGTTATTGGCAATGGTTCAACATTAAATTGTGCTGATAGTGATGATGCTGTTTATACAGCAGTGGGTGTTGGCTCCAATGGCTTCCCTGGTTATTCCCCTGAATATTCTGGGAAATACGATCGTGATATGTACGGTATCTATGGTGATGTCAGCAGTGATGTAAGTGAATCTTTGTACTTACAAGCAGCTATGCGTTATGAAGATTATTCAGATTTTGGTTCGGAGCTAGTGGCAAAACTTGCCTTTAAGTACAGTCTGAATGACGACTTCAATATGCGCGGCTCAGTGGGTACGGGTTTCAGAGCACCGACACCAGGTCAGCAAGGTACCACTAACGTTTCTACTCGTTTACCTGATGGTTTGCCGGTTGCTACAGGCTTGTTCCCGGCATTAAGCGCTGTGGGTCAAGCATTAGGTGCAGAAGCACTTAAACCTGAAAAATCACTTAACTATAGCTTGGGCGTAACAGGCAGTATTGATGATTTGAACGTGACGCTAGATTTCTATCGTATCGAACTTGAAGATCGTTTCTATGCGGTATCTACTTTAGATGTTTCGACGGATGAAACAGATGCTGATGCATATGCTAACTATCTTAAATTAGAAGCGGCTGGCGTAGCCGGTGCCAACACTATCGGTGGCGTTAACTACTTCCAAAATGCGTTTGATACCGTCACTAACGGTATGGATTTTGTGGTGACTTACACCATGGGTGATACGGTACTTAGCACCTCTATCAACTATAACAAAACTGAAATTGATTCTGATGCATCAGACTTCTTGAACGCTGAAGATCAATATGATTTAGAAAATGCGATACCAGAATGGCGTGGCGTGGCATCGGCTAAACATAGCTTTGATGCATTGACCTTGTTGGTACGTGCTAATGTATATGGTTCATATACTAATGCTATCGCGTCTGATGCTTCCACTAAACAAGACTACGATCCAACTGTATTCTTTGATTTAGAAGCTAGCTACAAAATCTCTGACAATGTCACTATTGCAGCGGGCGCACGTAACATCTTTGATGAATACCCTGACAAAGATAATGGCGATGAGTGTTGTGGTGCAGTTTACTGGTCAAGCAACATTGTTGATTGGCAAGGCGGTTACTACTACATGCGTTTGAATACTGTTTTCTAA
- a CDS encoding lipoprotein-releasing ABC transporter permease subunit codes for MFHSVSAFIGLRYAKSSKGNHFIAFINAFSAIGIALGLMSLIVVLSVMNGFEGDLKDRILGIAPHVVVDTRGANNEIISSLGQLPGVAATSDFIETEGVIQSPRSLEGVMIQGVEPEVTGQHSIIANNMLVGQISDLTPGSYGIVVGRALATRIGLRVGEQTRIISAQGSVFGPFGQMPSQRLFTVVGVFDVGSELDAKVILMNIKDSAKLMRNKVSRIAQTRLFLQDPFEYKTVVEKVSELGLASDDWRTRQGPLFDAVKMEKNMMALMLLLIIAVAAFNIVSALVMVVTEKKGDIAILLTQGLSRGRIMKVFLFNGLYNGIKGTFFGVLGGLILVSQLNNILSILNVPIMAATGGEGLPIIMHWHQIVMLIVFSLLLCFVASIYPAYRALKVDPASALKYE; via the coding sequence ATGTTTCACTCTGTTTCCGCATTTATCGGTTTGCGTTATGCAAAATCTTCTAAAGGTAACCATTTTATTGCGTTTATCAACGCTTTTTCAGCTATCGGTATTGCGCTTGGCTTAATGTCTTTGATTGTTGTTTTGTCGGTAATGAACGGTTTTGAAGGTGACTTAAAAGACCGTATTTTAGGTATTGCGCCCCATGTTGTGGTCGATACGAGAGGTGCTAACAATGAGATCATTTCATCGCTTGGGCAGTTGCCTGGCGTTGCGGCTACCAGTGACTTTATTGAAACCGAAGGGGTCATTCAATCGCCTCGTAGTTTAGAAGGCGTGATGATCCAAGGCGTAGAGCCTGAGGTGACCGGACAGCATTCTATTATTGCCAACAATATGTTGGTAGGGCAGATCAGCGATTTAACCCCTGGCAGCTACGGCATTGTTGTTGGGCGAGCACTGGCAACACGAATTGGTTTGCGAGTAGGCGAGCAAACGCGAATTATTTCAGCCCAAGGTAGTGTGTTTGGGCCATTTGGTCAGATGCCCAGCCAGCGTTTATTCACTGTTGTTGGGGTGTTTGATGTGGGTTCTGAACTTGACGCCAAAGTGATCCTGATGAACATCAAAGACAGTGCCAAACTTATGCGTAATAAAGTCAGCCGTATCGCCCAAACTCGCTTGTTCTTACAGGATCCATTCGAGTATAAAACGGTGGTAGAAAAGGTCTCGGAACTAGGTCTGGCGAGTGATGATTGGCGCACACGACAAGGCCCGCTATTTGATGCGGTTAAAATGGAAAAGAACATGATGGCGTTAATGCTGCTGCTGATTATTGCCGTGGCGGCATTTAATATCGTATCGGCATTGGTCATGGTCGTGACCGAGAAAAAAGGCGATATCGCGATATTGCTAACCCAAGGGTTATCTCGGGGGCGCATTATGAAGGTGTTTTTATTTAATGGTTTATATAACGGTATTAAAGGGACGTTTTTTGGGGTCTTAGGGGGCTTGATTCTGGTCAGCCAACTTAACAATATACTCAGCATACTAAATGTGCCGATTATGGCTGCCACAGGCGGCGAGGGCTTACCTATTATTATGCATTGGCATCAAATCGTTATGCTCATCGTGTTTTCGTTATTATTGTGTTTTGTTGCCAGTATTTATCCTGCATATCGGGCATTAAAAGTCGACCCTGCTAGCGCGTTGAAATACGAATAA
- a CDS encoding CsiV family protein, with protein MPKIFSHRSTSIPTKKLGKPTLAITLLALSCALATRAHANDWWFDVEVIVFKRNISTQSIAESFDHQKPKFASQTALDLLSDYISPNLTYVSAGLPICNMSVANSSDSPEPEGQKPLALVNDIFAVADFSHLETQLNPLTEGVLNINSAANARDSFAQVEGDNSGDEEPNGSQDTDVVSYQYMMTPPKWVNWQLPATLPCSFSQDRVLLAGPYDHLIPEPQPANVPLNIDGVEWPNRQSAYLLPKSEQQLVKLEEHIRWQKDLTPILHVTWRQPVVFGHDKAQPFKLIAGKNYATEFAQDGQRKIEKVNIENQDSRFLADELAQQVAPVGLSNDALFTQINAALRSPEPAKIVDLRESLPDLNATSIDPQDFTQVAERPLWQLEGDVSVYLQNVGRTPYLHIDSNLDFRAPITLSLPGETDVKTDNFLQSYHFDQLRRVISKQLHYFDHPLFGMVVQIRRYEPPKSNN; from the coding sequence ATGCCAAAAATTTTTAGTCATCGTTCAACATCAATACCCACAAAAAAATTGGGTAAACCAACACTCGCTATCACACTTTTAGCGCTAAGTTGTGCCCTAGCCACACGTGCTCATGCCAATGACTGGTGGTTTGATGTGGAGGTTATCGTTTTCAAACGCAATATATCAACGCAATCCATTGCCGAGAGCTTCGATCATCAAAAACCTAAGTTTGCCTCGCAGACTGCCTTGGATCTGCTCAGTGACTATATATCGCCGAACTTGACTTACGTTAGTGCCGGCTTGCCTATTTGCAACATGTCAGTGGCAAATAGTTCTGATAGTCCAGAGCCTGAGGGGCAAAAACCGTTAGCCTTGGTAAATGATATTTTTGCAGTAGCTGATTTCTCACATCTTGAAACTCAATTAAATCCGTTGACAGAAGGCGTTTTGAATATTAATTCAGCCGCTAATGCTCGTGATAGCTTCGCACAAGTCGAAGGTGATAATTCAGGCGATGAAGAACCAAACGGCTCGCAAGATACAGACGTGGTGAGTTATCAATACATGATGACCCCGCCTAAATGGGTCAATTGGCAACTACCTGCAACACTCCCTTGTAGCTTTTCTCAGGACAGAGTGTTGTTGGCTGGGCCATACGATCACCTAATACCTGAACCTCAGCCTGCGAACGTTCCACTAAATATTGATGGTGTGGAATGGCCCAATCGTCAAAGCGCCTATCTACTGCCCAAAAGTGAGCAACAACTGGTTAAACTTGAAGAACATATTCGCTGGCAAAAAGACCTGACACCGATACTACATGTTACTTGGCGTCAGCCTGTGGTATTCGGTCATGATAAAGCGCAACCGTTCAAGTTGATCGCAGGTAAAAATTACGCCACTGAATTTGCTCAAGATGGCCAACGAAAAATTGAAAAAGTAAATATCGAAAACCAAGACAGCCGTTTTCTAGCCGACGAACTAGCGCAACAAGTAGCGCCAGTAGGCCTATCGAATGACGCATTATTTACCCAAATAAATGCCGCTTTGCGCTCACCAGAGCCAGCTAAAATCGTCGATTTAAGGGAATCTTTACCTGATCTCAATGCAACCAGCATCGATCCGCAAGACTTTACCCAAGTAGCCGAACGCCCACTATGGCAGCTAGAGGGTGACGTGAGTGTTTACCTACAAAATGTTGGTCGCACGCCTTATTTGCACATCGACAGCAATTTGGATTTCAGGGCACCAATAACGTTATCCCTACCAGGCGAAACCGACGTTAAAACGGATAATTTTTTACAAAGCTACCACTTTGATCAGCTTCGCCGGGTGATATCTAAACAGCTACATTATTTTGACCACCCCTTGTTTGGTATGGTGGTACAAATTCGCCGCTACGAGCCCCCCAAAAGTAATAACTAA
- a CDS encoding phosphoribosyltransferase: MEKTFITAQQLLEDSFRLASKVYEDGFRPQFIIGIWRGGAPIGIAVQEYFDFKKVETDHIAVRTSSYYGIDQQSKTIKVHGLHYLIENANAEDDLLIVDDVFDSGRSVDALITQIKKLSRANMPKNVRIACPYYKPKNNKTDIVPDYFVHESEEWLVFPHEISGLTPDEIINGKTDLANVRDILV, encoded by the coding sequence ATGGAAAAAACATTTATCACCGCTCAGCAGTTATTAGAAGATTCATTCCGCTTAGCATCAAAAGTATACGAAGACGGTTTTCGTCCCCAGTTCATTATTGGTATTTGGCGCGGTGGCGCGCCCATTGGTATCGCAGTGCAAGAGTATTTCGATTTCAAAAAAGTAGAGACAGACCACATCGCTGTGCGTACCTCTTCTTATTACGGTATTGATCAACAATCAAAAACTATTAAGGTTCATGGTTTACATTACTTGATTGAAAATGCCAATGCAGAAGATGACTTGCTAATCGTAGATGATGTCTTTGACTCTGGTCGCAGTGTTGATGCATTGATCACTCAGATCAAGAAGCTATCTCGCGCAAATATGCCTAAAAACGTGCGTATCGCGTGTCCTTATTACAAGCCAAAAAATAATAAAACGGACATTGTTCCTGATTACTTTGTGCATGAAAGTGAAGAGTGGTTGGTGTTCCCTCATGAGATTTCAGGTTTGACACCAGATGAAATTATTAATGGCAAAACTGATTTGGCCAACGTACGAGATATTTTGGTGTAA
- the mfd gene encoding transcription-repair coupling factor, which translates to MTTSIFNPTLAKGQGDAIQWGNLHGSSLAMSIANAAGKTKGPILLVTADTPSAMKLEKELSFFLLGKKVQVQLFPDWETLPYDNFSPHQDIISQRLETLYRLTQAQNSVFIVPVNTLMLRMAPVDYLSKYLLILKVNQTLDLDAFRLSLERAGYQHVNQVMGHSEFSIRGSIIDLFPMGSQQPFRIDLFDNDIDSIRYFDPDSQRSGDKIDEIKLLPAREFPTDKDGIALFRQQYLEKFDPNNAKDSLYYQVGKGMMPGGIEYYLPLFFAHTATLFDYLHPDTLLMMHGDLASACEFFWKDVNERYDQLRYNLSRPLMSPADLFLRNEELFGAFKKWPRITIDHNAKEQKAGVTNFETRTIGDIAIKSQNKVPWATLKQRVADWLKSDSKVLFSAESQGRRESLLDLLSKAGIKPKAFEHLDAFNKSKEQIGITIGLAEHSFVLFEDNHELAFITETELLGHKISQRRLRDKRQATDENAVIRNLAELAIGQPVVHLDHGVGRYLGLQTLDAGGITTEYLSIEYAKQAKLYVPVSALHLISRYSGGDLEKAPLHNLGTETWSKAKRKAAERVRDVAAQLLDVYARRAAKPGYSYKIAWDEYQAFSDSFPFEETLDQQQAINAVIQDMGSSNAMDRLVCGDVGFGKTEVAMRAAFIAANQGKQVAILVPTTLLAQQHYENFKDRFADWPFKIEVMSRFANAKDQKDVMAGLTDGKVDIVIGTHKLLQNDIKFADLGLVVIDEEHRFGVRQKEKFKALRSDVDILTLTATPIPRTLNMALSGMRDLSIIATPPAKRLAIKTFVQQRSKELIREAIMREILRGGQVYFLHNEVESIERTAEEIAEIIPEARVAIGHGQMRERELEKVMGDFYHQRHNVLVCTTIIETGIDVPSANTIIMDRADHLGLAQLHQLRGRVGRSHHQAYAYLLTPHPKRMSKDAIKRLDAISSLEDLGAGFALATHDLEIRGAGELLGDDQTGQITTIGFTLYMEMLEQAVEALKEGKEPSLDAALANQTEIELRLPALFPDDYINDVNTRLSLYKKLASCKNERQINELQIELIDRFGLLPDAAKNLVQISLMKLVAKQIGISKIEANNAGGAIEFSDKTQIDPRFIIKLIQSQPRIYRLEGANKLKFNVPTESASDRLQLILDMLNEFSQQLRAA; encoded by the coding sequence ATGACAACAAGTATTTTTAATCCGACCTTGGCCAAAGGCCAAGGAGATGCAATCCAGTGGGGCAACCTTCATGGCAGTAGCTTAGCCATGTCGATTGCCAATGCAGCAGGCAAAACCAAAGGGCCAATTCTGTTGGTCACCGCTGATACCCCCAGCGCAATGAAATTAGAAAAAGAATTGAGCTTTTTCTTACTCGGAAAAAAAGTGCAAGTGCAGCTTTTTCCCGATTGGGAAACCCTGCCCTATGATAATTTTTCTCCCCATCAGGATATTATCTCACAGCGCCTTGAAACCCTGTACCGGCTAACACAAGCCCAAAACAGCGTATTTATAGTGCCGGTGAATACCTTAATGCTGCGCATGGCACCGGTAGATTACTTAAGCAAATATTTGCTGATTTTAAAAGTGAATCAAACCTTAGACCTCGATGCTTTTCGTTTGAGTCTAGAGCGCGCTGGATACCAGCATGTTAATCAGGTTATGGGTCATAGTGAGTTTTCGATACGTGGTAGTATTATTGATTTATTTCCCATGGGTAGTCAGCAACCGTTTCGAATCGATTTGTTTGATAACGACATTGACAGCATTCGCTACTTTGATCCCGACAGCCAACGTTCTGGCGACAAAATTGATGAAATAAAATTGTTACCCGCACGGGAATTTCCCACTGATAAAGACGGTATCGCACTATTTCGCCAACAGTATTTAGAAAAATTCGACCCGAACAACGCCAAAGATTCGCTTTATTATCAAGTGGGTAAAGGCATGATGCCCGGCGGCATCGAATATTACTTACCGCTATTTTTCGCTCACACAGCCACTTTATTTGATTACCTGCATCCGGATACATTGCTGATGATGCATGGTGATTTGGCCTCCGCCTGTGAATTTTTCTGGAAGGACGTTAACGAGCGCTACGATCAATTACGCTATAACTTAAGCCGCCCATTAATGTCGCCTGCAGACTTATTTTTACGCAACGAAGAACTGTTTGGCGCGTTTAAAAAATGGCCGCGTATCACCATAGATCACAACGCCAAGGAACAAAAAGCTGGCGTGACCAATTTCGAGACTCGCACCATCGGCGATATCGCGATTAAATCCCAGAACAAAGTGCCTTGGGCAACGCTCAAGCAGCGAGTAGCAGACTGGCTTAAAAGCGATAGCAAAGTCTTGTTTAGCGCTGAATCTCAAGGTCGCCGTGAAAGCCTACTGGATTTATTGTCCAAGGCGGGCATTAAGCCCAAAGCTTTTGAACACCTAGACGCCTTTAACAAGAGTAAAGAGCAGATAGGCATCACCATTGGTTTAGCTGAGCACAGTTTCGTGTTGTTTGAAGACAATCATGAGCTGGCGTTTATCACAGAAACCGAGTTACTTGGGCACAAAATAAGCCAGCGTCGTTTACGAGATAAACGCCAAGCAACAGACGAAAACGCGGTTATCCGTAATTTAGCAGAGCTTGCCATTGGCCAGCCTGTGGTGCATTTAGATCACGGCGTGGGACGTTACCTTGGCCTGCAAACATTAGACGCAGGCGGTATCACCACAGAATACTTGTCTATTGAATACGCCAAACAGGCCAAACTATATGTGCCCGTATCAGCACTGCATTTAATTAGTCGCTACAGTGGCGGCGATCTAGAAAAAGCCCCGTTACATAATCTGGGTACCGAAACTTGGAGTAAAGCCAAACGTAAGGCAGCCGAGCGCGTCCGAGATGTGGCCGCTCAACTGCTCGATGTTTACGCCAGACGCGCCGCCAAACCAGGCTATTCGTACAAAATAGCCTGGGACGAATATCAAGCCTTCAGTGATAGTTTCCCGTTTGAAGAAACCTTAGATCAGCAACAAGCTATTAATGCGGTTATTCAAGATATGGGTAGCAGCAACGCCATGGACCGATTAGTCTGTGGTGATGTAGGTTTTGGTAAGACCGAAGTCGCTATGCGAGCCGCTTTTATCGCCGCTAATCAAGGTAAACAAGTAGCGATTTTGGTGCCCACTACCCTACTCGCCCAGCAACACTATGAAAACTTTAAAGACCGCTTTGCAGACTGGCCTTTCAAAATAGAGGTGATGTCTCGTTTCGCTAATGCCAAAGACCAAAAAGATGTCATGGCAGGCTTAACAGATGGCAAAGTCGATATCGTGATCGGCACGCATAAGCTACTACAAAACGATATTAAATTTGCCGACTTAGGCTTGGTTGTTATCGACGAAGAGCACAGATTTGGCGTACGTCAGAAAGAAAAATTTAAAGCCCTACGTTCAGACGTGGACATTCTAACCTTAACCGCAACGCCCATACCACGAACGCTAAATATGGCGTTATCCGGTATGCGTGATCTATCGATTATTGCCACGCCACCAGCCAAACGTTTAGCCATTAAAACCTTTGTTCAGCAGCGCAGTAAAGAGCTGATTCGCGAGGCGATCATGCGAGAAATCTTGCGGGGTGGTCAAGTATACTTCCTGCATAATGAAGTCGAAAGCATTGAGCGTACCGCCGAAGAAATAGCCGAGATTATACCGGAAGCCCGAGTGGCCATTGGTCACGGTCAAATGCGCGAACGCGAATTAGAAAAAGTCATGGGTGATTTTTACCATCAGCGACATAACGTACTGGTTTGTACCACGATTATTGAAACCGGTATTGATGTGCCTTCAGCCAATACCATTATTATGGACCGAGCTGATCACCTAGGCTTGGCCCAACTACACCAGTTACGTGGTCGTGTTGGACGCTCTCATCATCAGGCTTATGCTTACTTGCTAACGCCCCATCCAAAACGCATGAGCAAAGATGCGATTAAACGACTTGATGCGATCTCTTCACTTGAAGATTTAGGTGCTGGTTTTGCATTAGCCACCCACGACCTAGAAATTCGTGGTGCGGGAGAGCTACTCGGTGACGACCAAACTGGGCAAATTACTACCATCGGTTTTACGTTGTATATGGAGATGCTCGAACAAGCGGTTGAAGCATTAAAAGAGGGTAAAGAACCATCTCTTGATGCAGCATTGGCCAATCAAACTGAGATTGAACTGCGCCTACCTGCGTTATTCCCAGACGATTATATTAATGATGTGAATACACGTTTATCTTTATATAAAAAGCTCGCGAGCTGCAAAAACGAAAGACAGATCAACGAGTTACAAATCGAACTCATCGATCGCTTTGGCTTACTGCCTGATGCAGCCAAAAACCTCGTGCAAATAAGCTTGATGAAGCTCGTGGCCAAGCAAATAGGTATCAGTAAAATTGAAGCCAATAATGCAGGTGGCGCAATCGAGTTTTCAGACAAAACCCAAATAGATCCAAGGTTTATCATTAAGCTTATCCAGTCTCAGCCGCGCATTTATCGTTTGGAAGGTGCAAATAAATTGAAGTTTAATGTGCCAACCGAATCAGCCAGCGATAGACTGCAACTTATCCTGGATATGTTAAATGAATTTAGCCAGCAACTACGAGCCGCTTAA
- a CDS encoding MmcQ/YjbR family DNA-binding protein, whose protein sequence is MKIHSCKQDHSQAFADARQWLLDFPETAEDFPFGPDVAVFKVKGKMYATLAIAIIGKKSKQAQSVKSPVIANDAGPVHECRMNLKCDPQEAIMLRDVFNAVMPGYHMNKQHWNTVKLDGSLPQGELKRMIDNSYMLVVNKLLKKDQVSILLHL, encoded by the coding sequence ATGAAAATTCATTCCTGTAAGCAAGATCATAGTCAGGCATTTGCTGACGCTCGCCAATGGTTATTAGACTTCCCTGAGACGGCTGAAGATTTTCCGTTTGGGCCTGATGTGGCGGTGTTTAAAGTTAAAGGCAAAATGTATGCGACGCTAGCTATAGCGATAATCGGCAAAAAGAGCAAGCAGGCCCAAAGCGTTAAGTCTCCAGTAATTGCTAACGACGCTGGCCCAGTGCACGAATGCAGGATGAACCTCAAATGCGATCCACAAGAAGCCATTATGCTGCGTGATGTATTTAATGCGGTCATGCCTGGCTATCATATGAACAAGCAACATTGGAATACAGTTAAATTGGATGGCAGCCTACCGCAAGGTGAGCTTAAGCGCATGATCGATAACTCATACATGTTGGTGGTCAATAAGTTGCTGAAAAAAGACCAAGTGTCGATTTTGCTCCATTTATAG
- a CDS encoding PilZ domain-containing protein has product MHGLSLEEKQQQFNEFFTIEHAIRVNFKALEPNFVLPEAEDLSEHMPYAFRVASEASAIDAQALRPLRNMGEHAAELANFLNAQSRKIDLLMSLVLQQQDDPSLAYESYRFGGGGIVVMCDEPYSVEQNIELKLFLKEEASAIFCYGEVIKCEQVGEKHHVSLIYNCIREEDQDLLVRASLHLQTAQLRKRAKHQKND; this is encoded by the coding sequence ATGCACGGCTTAAGCCTTGAAGAAAAACAGCAGCAGTTCAATGAGTTCTTTACTATAGAGCACGCTATTCGCGTTAATTTCAAAGCGCTTGAGCCAAATTTTGTGCTGCCCGAAGCAGAAGACCTAAGTGAACATATGCCCTATGCCTTTCGCGTGGCTAGCGAAGCCTCCGCTATTGATGCACAGGCACTGCGGCCGTTGCGTAATATGGGTGAACATGCCGCTGAACTGGCAAATTTTTTGAATGCACAATCCCGTAAAATAGACTTATTGATGTCATTAGTACTGCAGCAGCAAGATGACCCCAGCCTTGCTTACGAGTCTTATAGATTTGGCGGGGGGGGCATAGTCGTGATGTGTGATGAGCCCTACAGTGTCGAGCAGAATATTGAACTTAAGCTATTTCTAAAAGAAGAAGCGTCGGCAATTTTTTGCTATGGCGAAGTCATCAAATGTGAACAAGTGGGTGAAAAACACCACGTTTCACTCATTTATAACTGTATTCGTGAAGAGGACCAAGATCTTCTCGTACGTGCCAGTTTACATCTTCAAACGGCGCAGCTTCGCAAACGCGCCAAGCACCAAAAGAACGACTGA